The Pelmatolapia mariae isolate MD_Pm_ZW linkage group LG10_11, Pm_UMD_F_2, whole genome shotgun sequence genome includes a region encoding these proteins:
- the LOC134637123 gene encoding ATP-sensitive inward rectifier potassium channel 1-like codes for MVSRSSSRMLQLLQGHNQPAGQRNHRTRLVTKDGHCNIEFGNIEYSNQFAYLVDFWTTFVEIRWRFVLLLFVAVFTGSWFIFSLLWYWIAKSNGDLAGQNRTEGHIQCIDNVNGLTTAFLYSLETQTTIGYGGRALTGHCAGTVALIVIQSLVGVFINCFMCGIILAKISLPKKRAKTVTFSDTAVICLKKGSLCLLIRVANLRKTLLIGSQIYGKLLRTTTTPDGETIILDQVDIDFMVDAGKDNLFFVCPLTLYHVINRSSPFFDLSADTLPQQDFELVVFLDGTAESTSSSCQVRTSYIPQEIQWGYSFLPIISRTKTGKYRVDFSNFSKSVRVTTPHCVHCFEADVDQRNHNNHSQENHNNQQKRGIDNPGFQVIDIHDSVDVTTM; via the exons ATGGTCTCACGGAGCAG CTCCAGGATGTTACAGCTGCTCCAGGGTCACAACCAGCCAGCTGGACAACGAAACCACAGAACCCGCCTGGTCACCAAAGACGGGCACTGCAACATTGAGTTCGGGAACATCGAGTACAGTAACCAGTTTGCGTACCTGGTAGACTTCTGGACCACCTTTGTGGAGATTCGCTGGCGGTTTGTTCTCCTTTTGTTTGTGGCTGTGTTCACAGGCAGCTGGTTCATTTTCAGCCTGCTGTGGTACTGGATTGCAAAGAGCAACGGGGATCTGGCTGGACAGAACCGCACAGAAGGACACATCCAGTGTATAGACAACGTTAACGGGCTCACAACGGCATTCCTGTACTCGTTAGAGACCCAGACCACCATTGGGTATGGAGGCAGGGCACTGACTGGCCACTGTGCTGGCACGGTGGCTCTAATTGTCATCCAGTCTCTAGTTGGGGTCTTCATCAACTGTTTCATGTGTGGTATCATCCTAGCTAAAATCTCCTTACCAAAGAAAAGGGCAAAGACTGTGACCTTCAGCGATACAGCTGTCATCTGCTTGAAGAAAGGAAGTCTGTGTCTCCTGATCAGAGTGGCCAACCTTCGAAAGACCTTACTAATCGGAAGCCAGATCTATGGGAAGTTGCTGAGGACAACGACCACACCGGATGGCGAGACCATCATCCTGGACCAGGTGGATATTGACTTCATGGTTGATGCTGGCAAGGataacttgttttttgtttgcccCTTGACCCTGTACCATGTGATTAACAGATCGAGTCCATTCTTTGATCTGTCGGCTGACACCCTTCCTCAGCAGGACTTTGAATTGGTGGTCTTTTTGGATGGGACAGCCGAGTCCACCAGCTCCTCCTGTCAGGTCCGAACTTCCTACATCCCACAGGAGATCCAGTGGGGATACAGCTTTCTGCCGATTATCTCCCGCACCAAGACAGGAAAGTACCGTGTGGATTTTTCTAACTTTTCCAAGAGCGTCCGGGTCACCACTCCACACTGCGTCCACTGCTTTGAGGCCGACGTAGACCAGAGaaaccacaacaaccacagccaAGAAAATCACAATAACCAGCAAAAGAGGGGGATTGATAACCCGGGCTTTCAGGTGATTGACATACATGACTCTGTGGATGTCACTACAATGTGA